The following coding sequences are from one Bradyrhizobium sp. WSM471 window:
- the minC gene encoding septum site-determining protein MinC: MEAAVKPQRQMVRLRGRSYVAFVFVPTVPIQDWLQEIDTTIARSPGFFAGRPVVIDLSSVDLSQSGIGHLLTSLQDRNIRVLGIEGVEEGRLTPMMPPLLSGGRSCVIEPSAPKKPEAKVETKPTSLLLESPVRSGQTVIFPEGDVTILGSVGSGAEVVAGGSIHIYGALRGRAMAGVNGHTSARIYCQKIEAELLAIDGFYQTADDIDAALRGKPAQAWLQGNTMRITALN; encoded by the coding sequence ATGGAGGCTGCAGTAAAACCTCAACGCCAAATGGTTCGCCTGCGCGGGCGCTCCTATGTGGCCTTCGTGTTCGTGCCGACGGTTCCCATCCAGGACTGGCTGCAGGAGATCGACACCACCATCGCGCGCTCGCCGGGCTTCTTTGCCGGCCGCCCCGTGGTGATCGACCTGTCCTCGGTCGATCTCAGCCAATCCGGCATCGGCCATCTGCTCACCAGCCTTCAGGACCGCAACATCCGCGTGCTCGGGATCGAAGGCGTGGAGGAGGGCCGGCTGACCCCCATGATGCCGCCGCTACTTTCGGGCGGGCGGAGCTGCGTCATCGAACCGAGCGCTCCGAAGAAGCCCGAGGCGAAGGTCGAGACCAAGCCGACCTCCTTGCTGCTCGAAAGCCCGGTGCGGTCGGGCCAGACCGTGATCTTCCCCGAAGGCGACGTCACCATCTTGGGCTCGGTCGGCTCCGGCGCCGAGGTCGTCGCCGGCGGCTCCATTCACATCTACGGCGCGCTGCGCGGCCGCGCCATGGCGGGCGTGAACGGGCACACGAGCGCACGCATCTATTGTCAGAAGATCGAGGCCGAACTGCTTGCAATCGATGGCTTTTACCAGACCGCCGACGATATCGACGCGGCCCTGCGCGGCAAGCCGGCCCAAGCCTGGCTGCAGGGCAACACCATGCGAATTACTGCGCTGAACTGA
- the minD gene encoding septum site-determining protein MinD, which produces MAKVLVVTSGKGGVGKTTTTAALGAALAQRGEKVVVVDFDVGLRNLDLVMGAERRVVFDLINVVQGVAKLPQALIKDKRLENLWLLPASQTRDKDALTEEGVGKVIDDLRSRFDWVICDSPAGIERGASMAMRFADEAVIVTNPEVSSVRDSDRIIGMLDSKTVRAEKGERVEKHILITRYDPSRAARGEMLTIEDILEILATPLLGIIPESQDVLRASNVGTPVTLSNAEGAPARAYIDAARRLCGDTVPMQVPTERKGFMDRLLRRRAA; this is translated from the coding sequence ATGGCCAAGGTACTGGTCGTGACGTCAGGCAAGGGGGGCGTCGGCAAGACGACGACGACCGCCGCACTGGGGGCTGCGCTCGCGCAACGCGGCGAAAAGGTCGTGGTCGTCGATTTCGACGTCGGCTTGCGCAACCTCGACCTCGTGATGGGCGCCGAACGCCGCGTGGTGTTCGACCTCATCAACGTGGTGCAGGGCGTCGCAAAGCTGCCGCAGGCGCTGATCAAGGACAAGCGGCTGGAGAACCTCTGGCTGCTGCCGGCCTCGCAAACCCGCGACAAGGACGCGCTGACGGAAGAGGGCGTGGGCAAGGTCATCGACGATCTGCGCAGCCGTTTCGACTGGGTGATCTGCGACAGCCCGGCCGGCATCGAGCGCGGCGCCTCCATGGCGATGCGCTTTGCCGACGAAGCCGTGATCGTCACCAATCCCGAAGTCTCCTCGGTGCGCGATTCCGATCGCATCATCGGCATGCTCGATTCCAAGACGGTGCGGGCCGAGAAGGGCGAGCGGGTCGAGAAGCACATTCTCATCACCCGCTACGATCCCTCGCGCGCAGCCCGCGGCGAGATGCTGACCATCGAGGACATCCTCGAAATTCTTGCAACGCCCTTGCTCGGCATCATCCCGGAGAGCCAGGACGTGCTGCGCGCCTCCAACGTCGGCACGCCCGTGACGCTGTCGAACGCCGAAGGTGCCCCGGCGCGGGCCTATATCGACGCGGCGCGGCGGCTGTGCGGCGACACCGTGCCGATGCAGGTGCCGACCGAGCGCAAGGGCTTCATGGACCGCCTGCTGCGACGGAGGGCCGCATGA
- the minE gene encoding cell division topological specificity factor MinE: protein MSMGLLRLLRGNKASAPVARERLQILLAHERGLRGQPDLLGVLREEILAVVSRHVTLDPTKVIVRLDRGDEVSTLEVDIEVPNDFERRRAAAG from the coding sequence ATGAGCATGGGTCTGCTTCGGCTTCTCCGCGGCAACAAGGCCTCTGCACCCGTCGCGCGCGAACGGTTGCAGATCCTGCTTGCTCATGAACGCGGACTGCGCGGCCAGCCCGATCTGCTCGGTGTGCTGCGTGAGGAAATTCTCGCGGTGGTCTCCAGGCATGTCACGCTGGACCCGACCAAGGTCATCGTCCGACTCGATCGCGGCGACGAGGTCTCGACCCTCGAGGTCGACATCGAGGTGCCCAACGATTTCGAGCGCAGGCGCGCGGCGGCCGGGTAG
- a CDS encoding L,D-transpeptidase, with product MLPLGGCMQTTLSPSTDASMTPRDRQLLAHTPYAQANVPEQYLRHIVDYPRKEQPGTILVDTDARYLYFVLPDGKAIRYGVAVGEEAMAFSGVARVGRLAEWPDWVPTADIQARLGPYPARVPGGPANPLGARGIYLYAGNKDTLYRIHGTNQPEYIGQAISSGCIRMRNEDVIDLYDRVKLNSTVVVLPPGQNAQVEARPSWRG from the coding sequence ATGCTTCCGTTGGGCGGCTGCATGCAGACGACGCTTTCGCCATCGACGGACGCAAGCATGACGCCGCGCGACCGGCAGTTGCTCGCGCATACGCCGTACGCGCAGGCGAACGTGCCCGAGCAATATCTTCGTCACATCGTCGATTATCCGCGCAAGGAGCAGCCGGGCACGATCCTGGTCGATACCGATGCGCGCTATCTCTATTTCGTGCTGCCCGACGGCAAGGCGATCCGCTACGGCGTCGCGGTCGGCGAGGAAGCCATGGCGTTCTCCGGAGTCGCGCGGGTCGGTCGTCTTGCAGAATGGCCGGACTGGGTTCCGACGGCGGATATCCAGGCGCGGCTCGGACCCTATCCGGCGCGCGTGCCCGGCGGCCCCGCCAATCCGCTGGGAGCGCGGGGCATCTATCTCTATGCCGGCAACAAGGACACGCTCTACCGTATCCACGGCACCAACCAGCCGGAATATATTGGGCAAGCGATCTCGTCGGGATGCATCCGGATGCGCAACGAGGACGTGATCGATCTCTATGACCGGGTGAAGCTCAATTCAACGGTCGTGGTGCTGCCGCCCGGACAAAACGCGCAAGTCGAGGCGCGACCCAGCTGGCGCGGGTGA
- a CDS encoding MarR family winged helix-turn-helix transcriptional regulator, with the protein MKDNNDMPGHLARRFQQIAVAVFLAEVGDAGFDLTPVQYAALATIKANPGLDQVTLAGLIAYDRTTITGVIDRLVQKGLAERRASRRDRRARELEITDKGRRTLRKITPAVESAQRIMLRGLSAKEGEDLMRLLHKAIAAGNELSRAPLREVQA; encoded by the coding sequence GTGAAAGACAACAACGACATGCCCGGACATCTTGCGCGCCGATTCCAGCAGATCGCGGTCGCGGTGTTTTTGGCCGAGGTTGGGGATGCCGGCTTCGACCTCACGCCGGTGCAATACGCCGCGCTCGCGACCATCAAGGCCAATCCGGGCCTAGACCAGGTGACGCTCGCAGGATTGATCGCCTACGACCGCACCACCATCACCGGCGTAATCGACCGTCTCGTGCAGAAGGGGCTCGCGGAGCGCCGCGCCTCGCGCCGCGACCGTCGTGCCCGCGAGCTCGAGATCACCGACAAAGGCCGCCGCACGTTGCGCAAGATCACGCCCGCCGTCGAATCCGCGCAACGCATCATGCTGCGCGGCCTCAGCGCAAAAGAAGGTGAGGATCTGATGCGCCTCCTGCACAAGGCCATCGCCGCCGGCAACGAGCTCAGCCGCGCCCCGCTGCGCGAGGTGCAGGCATAG
- a CDS encoding FAD-binding monooxygenase, producing MQFHLNGFQPGDPEIADPAARIQASGATGGVPEEVDVLIVGCGPAGLTLAAQLAQFADIKTCIVEQKPDRLLVGQADGIACRTMEMFHAFGFSERVLKEACWVNETTFWKPDERVPEHIVRSGRVQDVEDGLSEFPHVILNQARVHDGFLDVMRKAPARLEPHYSRRLLDLQVDPAAGPANHAVTARLERVDAGNEGKVETIKARYVVGCDGARSMVRKSISRELLGDSANHAWGVMDVLAVTDFPDIRFKALIQSAKDGSLLIIPREGGYMVRLYVELAKLDIGERVANRNITADDVIAKAQRILKPYTLDVKEIAWWSVYEIGQRLTDKFDDVPETEIATRLPRIFIAGDACHTHSPKAGQGMNVSMQDAFNLGWKLAAVLRKQSAPSLLHSYSAERQAVAKELIDFDREWAGILASAAKVGGADAARTQDYFVRHGRYTAGTATHYRPSVLTGATSHQQLATGLVIGTRFHSAPVIRLADAKPVHLGHAAPADGRFRIYAFSGAENPAAAGSAIRALCRFLSEARESPVRRFTPATADIDSVIDLRAVFQQDHPELVVEAMPALLLPRKGRYGLIDYEKMFCPDLKNGQDVFTMRGIDRKAGCMVVVRPDQYVATVLPLDDFAALAAYFDGFMLQVN from the coding sequence ATGCAATTCCATCTCAATGGATTTCAGCCGGGCGACCCTGAGATCGCCGATCCCGCCGCGCGCATTCAGGCTTCGGGCGCAACGGGGGGCGTGCCCGAAGAGGTTGATGTCCTCATCGTCGGCTGTGGCCCTGCGGGCCTGACGCTCGCGGCCCAGCTTGCGCAGTTTGCCGACATCAAGACCTGCATCGTCGAGCAGAAGCCGGACCGCTTGCTGGTCGGGCAGGCCGACGGCATCGCCTGCCGCACCATGGAGATGTTCCACGCCTTCGGATTCAGCGAGCGCGTCCTGAAGGAAGCTTGTTGGGTGAACGAGACGACGTTCTGGAAGCCGGACGAGCGGGTGCCGGAACATATCGTCCGCAGCGGCCGGGTGCAGGATGTCGAGGACGGTTTGTCGGAATTCCCGCATGTCATCCTCAACCAGGCGCGCGTCCATGACGGCTTTCTCGACGTCATGCGCAAAGCACCGGCCAGGCTCGAGCCCCATTACAGCCGGCGCCTGCTCGACCTTCAGGTCGATCCGGCCGCGGGTCCCGCCAACCATGCCGTGACGGCCCGGCTCGAACGGGTCGATGCCGGGAACGAGGGCAAGGTCGAGACGATCAAGGCGCGTTATGTCGTCGGCTGCGACGGCGCCCGCAGCATGGTGCGCAAATCGATCAGCCGCGAGCTACTCGGCGATTCCGCCAATCATGCCTGGGGCGTGATGGACGTGCTGGCGGTGACCGATTTTCCCGACATCCGCTTCAAGGCCCTGATCCAGTCGGCAAAGGACGGCAGCCTGCTGATCATTCCGCGCGAGGGCGGCTACATGGTCCGCCTCTATGTCGAGCTCGCCAAGCTCGACATCGGCGAGCGCGTCGCCAATCGCAACATCACCGCCGATGACGTGATCGCGAAGGCGCAGCGGATCCTGAAGCCGTATACGCTCGATGTGAAGGAGATCGCGTGGTGGTCGGTCTACGAGATCGGCCAGCGACTGACCGACAAGTTCGACGACGTGCCGGAGACCGAGATCGCTACGCGTCTGCCGCGGATCTTCATCGCTGGCGATGCCTGCCACACCCACAGCCCGAAGGCGGGGCAGGGCATGAACGTCTCGATGCAGGACGCCTTCAATCTCGGCTGGAAGCTCGCTGCCGTTTTGCGGAAGCAGTCTGCGCCGAGCCTGCTGCATTCCTATTCGGCCGAGCGCCAGGCAGTTGCGAAAGAGCTGATCGATTTCGATCGCGAATGGGCGGGGATTCTTGCATCCGCCGCCAAGGTCGGCGGCGCCGATGCCGCCAGGACGCAGGACTATTTCGTGAGGCACGGTCGCTACACCGCGGGCACGGCGACGCATTACCGCCCGTCGGTTCTGACCGGAGCGACGTCCCACCAGCAGCTCGCGACAGGCTTGGTCATCGGCACGCGCTTTCATTCCGCGCCGGTGATCCGGCTTGCGGATGCCAAGCCGGTGCATCTCGGTCATGCTGCGCCGGCGGATGGCCGCTTCCGCATCTACGCTTTCTCCGGCGCTGAGAATCCGGCAGCAGCCGGCTCGGCCATTCGCGCCTTGTGCCGTTTTCTCTCCGAGGCGCGGGAGTCGCCCGTCAGGCGTTTCACGCCCGCGACCGCCGACATCGACAGCGTGATCGATCTGCGGGCGGTCTTCCAGCAGGATCATCCCGAACTCGTCGTCGAGGCGATGCCCGCGCTGCTGCTTCCGCGCAAGGGCCGGTACGGCCTGATCGATTACGAGAAGATGTTCTGTCCGGACCTCAAGAATGGTCAGGACGTTTTCACCATGCGCGGTATCGATCGCAAGGCCGGCTGCATGGTCGTGGTGCGGCCGGATCAGTACGTCGCGACCGTGCTGCCGCTCGATGATTTTGCTGCGCTTGCTGCATACTTCGACGGCTTCATGCTGCAAGTGAACTGA
- a CDS encoding SH3 domain-containing protein, with translation MKFRSVLLAALLLAPTAAMAAPGMVTVSTGLRAGPGPGFPLVDRIPEGARVDIHGCLRGNAWCDVSFSDDRGWVSSQYLENLYRHHYVYLPDYVDEIDVPIVPFVLTSYWSSYYQGRPWYRRHAHWNSYWTSHQRDAMRMTIDPRAARIGRAATRDAAVALGRNGANVRENMKESVKGTAAVSGRDAITSRHDAAMARHQTAVTTDRSRAGRSERIAHERTNLQGRNPRDAQARIMHEQAAQHRAAVRAQPMARPHEAPRISAAPASRPAMPHVAQPNVSHGSPMNAHAQMPAPRAAAPAMPHGGGGGAPHINAAPHGGGAPAGGPGGGHQKH, from the coding sequence ATGAAATTCCGAAGCGTGCTGTTAGCCGCATTGCTGCTCGCCCCGACGGCCGCAATGGCCGCACCGGGCATGGTCACCGTCTCGACCGGCCTGCGCGCCGGGCCGGGTCCGGGCTTTCCGCTGGTCGATCGCATCCCCGAGGGCGCTCGCGTCGATATCCATGGTTGCCTGCGCGGCAACGCCTGGTGCGACGTGAGCTTCTCCGACGACCGTGGCTGGGTGTCGTCGCAATATCTCGAAAATCTCTACCGCCATCACTACGTCTATCTCCCCGACTATGTCGACGAGATCGACGTGCCAATCGTCCCCTTCGTGCTGACCTCGTACTGGTCGAGCTATTATCAGGGGCGGCCCTGGTATCGGCGGCATGCCCACTGGAATAGCTACTGGACTTCGCATCAGCGCGACGCGATGCGGATGACGATCGATCCGCGCGCGGCTCGCATCGGTCGCGCGGCAACCCGCGATGCGGCGGTCGCACTCGGGCGCAACGGTGCGAATGTCAGGGAAAATATGAAGGAAAGTGTCAAGGGCACGGCCGCGGTCTCCGGCCGTGATGCCATAACTTCACGACACGACGCCGCGATGGCCAGGCACCAGACGGCAGTGACGACGGATCGGAGCCGTGCGGGACGAAGCGAGCGCATCGCGCATGAGCGGACCAATCTTCAGGGCCGCAATCCGCGCGATGCACAAGCCCGCATCATGCACGAGCAGGCCGCACAACACCGCGCGGCTGTGCGTGCGCAGCCGATGGCGCGCCCGCATGAGGCGCCGCGTATATCAGCGGCACCCGCGAGCCGGCCCGCGATGCCGCATGTGGCCCAACCCAATGTGAGCCACGGCTCGCCGATGAACGCTCACGCCCAAATGCCGGCGCCGCGCGCGGCTGCGCCTGCGATGCCTCATGGCGGTGGTGGCGGCGCACCTCACATCAACGCCGCGCCGCACGGCGGCGGTGCGCCAGCAGGCGGCCCGGGTGGCGGGCACCAAAAGCACTAG
- a CDS encoding DUF3551 domain-containing protein, which yields MRRIMSAILLVVGWFGADLLGVMPLAAQTYDPRPVCIEIYTIDGRSIDCSFATMAQCAATASGQSAQCYANPYARQSRQLSLVPSPPRRSR from the coding sequence GTGCGCCGCATCATGAGCGCGATTTTGCTTGTCGTGGGCTGGTTTGGTGCGGACCTGCTCGGCGTGATGCCGCTGGCCGCGCAGACCTACGACCCGCGTCCCGTCTGCATCGAGATCTACACGATCGACGGCCGCAGCATCGATTGCAGTTTTGCGACGATGGCGCAGTGCGCCGCCACTGCCTCCGGGCAGTCCGCCCAGTGCTACGCCAATCCCTATGCCAGGCAGAGCCGGCAGCTGAGCCTGGTTCCGTCGCCGCCGCGACGAAGCCGATAG
- a CDS encoding multidrug efflux SMR transporter yields the protein MTSAFNAHAALALAIVLEVTASAFLQQSVQFTRLWPTLAMVLFYVASFYALSVAIRVIPLSIAYAIWGGVGIILTATVSFVLFRQMLDAAAFVGIALIVSGVVVINLFSQTTVH from the coding sequence ATGACTTCCGCCTTCAATGCCCACGCAGCGCTTGCCCTCGCGATCGTCCTGGAGGTCACGGCGTCCGCCTTCCTCCAGCAATCCGTGCAGTTCACGCGGCTGTGGCCGACACTGGCGATGGTGCTGTTCTATGTCGCCTCGTTCTATGCGCTGTCGGTCGCGATCCGGGTCATCCCATTGAGCATCGCCTATGCGATCTGGGGCGGGGTCGGCATCATCCTGACGGCAACCGTCTCTTTCGTGCTGTTTCGCCAGATGCTCGACGCTGCGGCCTTCGTCGGCATCGCGCTGATCGTGTCCGGAGTCGTGGTCATCAACCTGTTCTCGCAGACGACGGTGCATTGA
- a CDS encoding O-methyltransferase, protein MTTSTIISLAPLLDRLFDQDEAARGAMRAAFADVTDADRTRMMRSKTAYRDLYGRLKDAPLAVSRETGHLLYMLARSSRAKAIVEFGTSFGISTLHLAAGLRDNGGGRLITTEFEPSKAARARENLAAGGLLDLVEIREGDALKMLQVDLPDTIDLVLLDGAKALYPDILDLVEGHLRPGAIIVADNADDSPDYLARMRRPGSGYMSTAFAEDVELSVRIN, encoded by the coding sequence ATGACCACCTCGACCATCATATCACTTGCACCACTGCTCGATCGTCTGTTCGACCAGGACGAAGCGGCGCGCGGCGCGATGCGAGCCGCGTTCGCCGATGTGACCGACGCCGACCGCACACGGATGATGCGGAGCAAGACCGCTTACCGCGACCTCTACGGGCGGCTGAAGGACGCGCCGCTCGCGGTCTCCCGCGAGACTGGTCACCTGCTTTACATGCTCGCACGCAGCTCCCGCGCCAAAGCGATCGTCGAGTTCGGCACCTCGTTCGGCATCTCGACGCTGCACCTTGCCGCGGGCTTGCGCGACAATGGCGGCGGTCGCCTCATCACCACCGAATTCGAACCGTCCAAGGCGGCGCGGGCGCGCGAGAACCTCGCGGCCGGCGGGCTGCTGGACCTCGTCGAAATCCGCGAAGGCGACGCGCTGAAGATGCTTCAAGTCGACCTGCCCGACACGATCGATCTCGTGCTGCTCGACGGTGCCAAGGCGCTCTACCCCGATATCCTGGATCTGGTCGAAGGCCATCTCCGACCGGGCGCGATCATCGTCGCCGACAACGCCGACGACAGCCCCGACTATCTGGCTCGCATGCGCAGGCCCGGAAGCGGCTACATGTCCACGGCCTTTGCCGAGGACGTCGAACTCTCCGTGCGGATCAACTAA
- a CDS encoding TetR family transcriptional regulator: protein MADRRSRSVSSRKQPQQARSNELVAAILDAAVQVLAKEGAQRFTTARVAERAGVSVGSLYQYFPNKAAILFRLQSDEWRRTSELLRGILAHRAKPPLVRLRALVRAFIRSECEEAAIRGALDDAAPLYRDAPEAQDARSAGEGIVAAFMREALPKAPDATRELAGELIKTTLSEVGKRFSETPRSEAEIARYSDGMADMFCAYLGELARR from the coding sequence ATGGCCGATCGCCGAAGCCGTTCAGTTTCCTCACGAAAACAGCCGCAGCAGGCCCGTTCGAACGAGCTGGTGGCGGCCATTCTGGACGCGGCTGTTCAGGTCCTGGCCAAGGAGGGGGCGCAGCGTTTCACGACGGCGCGGGTGGCCGAGCGGGCCGGGGTGAGCGTCGGGTCGCTCTATCAATATTTTCCGAACAAGGCGGCGATCCTGTTCCGCCTCCAGAGCGACGAGTGGCGGCGCACGAGCGAGCTTCTGCGCGGCATCCTGGCGCACCGGGCGAAACCGCCACTGGTGCGGCTGCGCGCGCTGGTCCGCGCCTTCATTCGTTCCGAGTGCGAGGAGGCTGCGATCCGTGGCGCGCTCGATGACGCCGCACCACTTTATCGCGACGCGCCCGAGGCGCAGGACGCACGGTCAGCCGGTGAGGGCATCGTCGCAGCCTTCATGCGGGAGGCGCTGCCCAAGGCGCCGGATGCGACGCGGGAGCTTGCCGGCGAGTTGATCAAGACGACGCTGAGCGAGGTCGGCAAGCGGTTCTCGGAAACACCGCGCAGCGAGGCCGAGATCGCGCGCTATTCCGACGGAATGGCTGACATGTTCTGCGCCTATCTCGGCGAGCTGGCGCGTCGCTGA
- a CDS encoding FMN-binding negative transcriptional regulator, whose protein sequence is MHVLRSQFQIEEQRALEFAAQRGFGMIVAADERGPRASHVPFVLEQREGRAIVQIHLTARNPLVPLADGARRFLLIVAGDDAYISNDWYSSRDNVSTWLYEAVHMSGVAHLRGLDENRGHGDALLAVSEARLPKAPWDLAQMEPDKRESMLAAIRVIDLVVDTVEGQAKLNQHKSDVDHVAVVDRLARSEETGHRRLARKMQALRPGLGYEFS, encoded by the coding sequence ATGCATGTCCTTCGTTCCCAGTTCCAGATCGAGGAGCAGCGTGCGCTGGAATTCGCAGCCCAGCGCGGCTTCGGCATGATCGTGGCGGCGGATGAGCGCGGGCCGCGCGCCTCGCACGTGCCGTTCGTGCTGGAGCAACGCGAGGGGCGTGCGATCGTCCAGATCCATCTCACCGCCAGGAATCCGCTTGTCCCGCTAGCGGATGGCGCGCGGCGCTTCCTGCTGATCGTTGCCGGCGACGACGCCTACATCTCCAACGACTGGTATTCTTCGCGCGACAACGTCTCGACCTGGCTTTACGAGGCCGTGCACATGTCGGGCGTAGCGCATCTGCGCGGGCTCGACGAGAACCGCGGGCACGGCGATGCACTACTCGCGGTCTCGGAAGCGCGGCTGCCGAAGGCGCCCTGGGACCTGGCGCAGATGGAGCCGGACAAGCGCGAGAGCATGCTGGCCGCGATCCGCGTCATCGATCTCGTGGTGGATACCGTCGAGGGGCAGGCCAAGCTCAACCAGCACAAGAGCGATGTAGATCATGTCGCGGTCGTGGACCGGCTGGCGCGGTCGGAGGAGACCGGGCATAGGCGGCTGGCGCGGAAGATGCAGGCGCTGCGGCCCGGGCTTGGATACGAGTTTTCGTGA
- the pdxY gene encoding pyridoxal kinase, which translates to MLVISIQSQVVHGHVGNSAAAYAMQAEGVNVAAVPTTLLSNHPRYPSVRGRVLETELVADLLRGVEERDLVDEAAVLVTGYLGSSGNAAVIADFVERALTRNSKLVYLCDPVIGDDGRVYVADGILDVVRHRLLPAANLTTPNQFELGLLAGFDISDAQGLRAACAVLAGTGRIDVVATGCTLTDTAEGQVETILCADGQLSRFATPRLPIRPSGTGDLLTGLIAAHLARGTATVAAVRLAVETIYAVLVRTQEAGTAEMRLVPLPTPGR; encoded by the coding sequence ATGCTCGTCATCTCCATTCAGAGTCAGGTGGTCCACGGTCACGTCGGCAACAGCGCCGCCGCCTATGCCATGCAGGCGGAAGGGGTGAATGTCGCGGCGGTGCCGACAACGCTGCTGTCGAACCATCCGCGTTATCCGAGCGTGCGCGGGCGGGTGCTGGAGACCGAGCTCGTTGCAGATCTGCTGAGAGGCGTCGAGGAGCGCGATCTCGTCGACGAGGCCGCGGTCCTGGTCACCGGCTATCTCGGTTCGTCCGGCAATGCAGCTGTCATTGCCGATTTCGTCGAGCGGGCGCTGACCCGCAATTCAAAGCTGGTCTACCTCTGCGATCCCGTGATCGGCGATGACGGCCGGGTCTATGTCGCTGACGGCATCCTGGACGTGGTGCGGCACCGGCTGCTGCCGGCCGCCAATCTGACCACGCCGAACCAGTTCGAGCTCGGGCTGCTCGCAGGCTTCGACATCTCGGATGCGCAGGGTCTGCGCGCGGCGTGCGCGGTGCTGGCCGGGACCGGCCGCATCGACGTGGTCGCCACCGGTTGCACGCTCACTGATACGGCGGAAGGGCAGGTGGAAACGATTCTGTGCGCCGACGGTCAGTTGTCGCGCTTTGCGACGCCGCGCCTGCCGATCCGCCCCTCAGGCACCGGCGATCTTCTCACCGGCCTGATCGCGGCGCATCTGGCCAGGGGCACAGCGACCGTGGCGGCGGTGCGGCTCGCAGTCGAAACCATCTATGCGGTGCTGGTGCGCACGCAGGAAGCAGGTACCGCGGAGATGCGGCTCGTGCCGCTGCCGACGCCGGGACGGTAG
- a CDS encoding Flp family type IVb pilin encodes MKLKCKWAEFAADESGATAIEYGLIAAGIALAIIEIIYALGTNLVAKLQSLATALK; translated from the coding sequence ATGAAACTGAAATGCAAATGGGCTGAATTCGCCGCTGATGAATCCGGTGCCACCGCGATCGAATACGGCCTGATCGCAGCCGGCATCGCGCTCGCGATCATCGAGATCATCTACGCCCTCGGCACCAACCTCGTCGCAAAGCTGCAATCGCTGGCGACAGCGCTGAAATGA
- a CDS encoding DMT family transporter, with amino-acid sequence MDQRTSGADALTQKNDAASALVGVLCGLAAALFWALGFAGTRHGLKVGFTPVDLLVHRYVWSGVAFLPLVIRGGISDLCGIGWGRGLALMVLGGPVMSLISYTGFLFVPLGHGSVIQPSCATLGGLLLAALFLKEHVSASRIAGALVIVGGLGVIGAESIGHIGVDGVLGDLTFVLTGLMFAGFGALVRHWRVSAVSAALVINVLSLLLLPIYLMTGGLARIAAIGIGENAIQALAQGVLAGPAALYLFAVSVQRLGVARAAVVPACVPALTVLTGWLLLGEPPTLLQTAGLVTVLCGFYLAQRQR; translated from the coding sequence ATGGATCAGCGGACGAGCGGCGCCGACGCTCTCACTCAAAAGAACGATGCGGCGTCGGCGCTTGTCGGCGTGCTCTGTGGCCTCGCCGCGGCGCTGTTCTGGGCGCTCGGCTTTGCCGGCACGCGGCACGGGCTCAAGGTCGGCTTCACGCCGGTCGATTTGCTGGTGCATCGCTATGTCTGGTCCGGCGTCGCGTTCCTGCCGCTGGTGATACGCGGCGGAATCTCCGACCTCTGCGGCATCGGCTGGGGCAGGGGCCTTGCGCTGATGGTGCTCGGCGGCCCGGTGATGTCGCTGATCTCCTACACTGGATTTCTGTTCGTGCCGCTCGGTCATGGCAGCGTGATTCAGCCCTCCTGCGCGACGCTCGGCGGCCTGCTGCTCGCGGCCTTGTTCCTGAAAGAGCATGTCTCCGCGTCGCGCATCGCCGGCGCCTTGGTCATCGTCGGCGGGCTCGGCGTGATCGGTGCGGAATCGATCGGCCATATCGGCGTCGACGGCGTGCTCGGCGATCTGACCTTCGTGCTGACCGGATTGATGTTCGCAGGTTTCGGCGCGCTGGTGCGCCACTGGCGTGTTTCCGCCGTGTCGGCCGCGCTCGTCATCAACGTGCTGTCGCTGCTGCTGCTGCCGATCTACCTCATGACCGGCGGACTGGCGCGGATCGCGGCGATCGGCATCGGTGAGAACGCCATCCAGGCGCTGGCGCAGGGCGTGCTTGCGGGCCCGGCTGCGCTTTATCTGTTCGCCGTCTCTGTCCAGCGCCTCGGCGTCGCCCGCGCAGCCGTCGTCCCCGCCTGCGTGCCGGCGCTGACGGTGCTCACCGGCTGGCTCCTGCTGGGCGAGCCGCCGACACTCTTGCAGACGGCGGGATTGGTGACGGTGCTGTGCGGTTTCTATCTGGCGCAGCGGCAGCGATAG